GGGGAAGGAGGCCAGGATTTCGGCGCCGCGGCAGAAATCGAGGCGGAAGGCGCTCTTTTCGATGCGGATCCAGAGATCGGAGGCCCCCACTCCCTCGGGCATGCTGAGAGGGGACGGAGGAGGAACGGTCGGCGCGACCTCTTCGGCTCTCTTTCCCTCGACAGGAGGGGAAGAGGGAGAAGAGAAGAGGGAATAGGCCAGGTAACCCGTCCCCCCGAGAAGGAGAACGAGAAGGAGGAACGGCAAGAGCGCGAGCGGGCGCCGCGCCGTGCTGCGGGGATTTTCGAGCTTCATTCCGGAAAAGGCACCTCCCTGGGCGTCTCGTTTCGACAGATTACGTCCGCCACGGGCTATTATGCTTTTTTCGGGGCCTTCCTTCAACCGCCGAGATTGCCCCTTTCTAAGGGGGGCCCTTTTTGTCATACTGGAACGGCGGCGAAGACGCCGATTCAAGAAGGGAGATGAGACGGAGTTGGAAGAGAAGAGCATGGCCCTCATCGCCGTCCGAGACTTGAGGAAGAGTTTCGACGACGAAGAGGTTCTGGGCGGGGTAAGCATTGACATCAGGGAGGGAGATCTCGTCTCCATCATCGGCCCCTCGGGCTGCGGGAAATCGACCTTCCTGCGCTGCCTCAACGGGCTGGAAATTCTCGATTCGGGATCGATCACCATCGACGGCGTCACCCTCAGCCGCACCTCTCCCGACGAGAAGCCGAGCCGGGCCCTCATGGAGGCCACCCACGAGCTGCGCAGGGAAGTCGGCATCGTCTTCCAGGGCTTCAACCTCTTTCCCCACAAGACGGTTCTGGAAAACGTCATGCTCGCCCCCGTCGTCGTCAAGGGAGAGAGCCCGGAGAAGGCCGAGACCGAGGCCCTGCGCCTCCTCGGCAAGGTCGGCCTCGAGGGCTACGCCCATCGCTATCCCGTAACCCTATCGGGAGGACAGGCCCAGAGGGCGGCCATCGCCCGGGCCCTGGCCATGTCGCCCAAAGTCATGCTCTACGACGAGCCCACGTCGGCCCTCGATCCGGAACTCGTCGGCGAAGTCCTCCAGGTCATGCGCGACCTCGACGCCGAGGGGATGACTCAGGTCATCGTCACCCACGAGATGCGCTTCGCCCGCGAGGCCTCGGACTACGTCGTCTTCATGGACAAAGGCGAGATCGTCGAAGTCGCCGACGGCGACGAGATGTTCACCTCTCCCCGCAACGAACGGACGCGCGACTTTCTCCGCCACCTCGTCGGGGTGCTGTCGTGAAAAGGCTTCTGGCGGCCCTCGGCCTTCTTCTCTGCCTCAATCTCCCCGCCTCGGCCCTGACGGCCTCTCCCGGGATCCTCTCCTGGGGGGGAGACACGGAAGGCGGCGCCCCCTACATGTATCAGGATCCCGGCGACCTGGACAACCTCATCGGCTACGAGGTGGAGATCGTCGAGGCCCTGGCCGACAAGATGGGTCTCGAACCCCGCTTCGTCCAGAACGGCTGGGACAACCTCATCCCGGGCCTGGACCGACACCTCTACGACATCTCCATCGACGGCCTCGAGATCACGCCCGAGCACCGCGACGCCGTCGATTTCTCGACGCCCTACTACGTGACCCATCTCCAGATCGGCGTCCGTCGCGACACTTTCGACATCAACGGCCTCGAAGACTGCCGCGGGCGCGTCGTCGGCACGCTCAAGCAGTCCTACGCCCAGTTCGTCCTCGAATCGACGGGAGACGTCGACATCCGCACCTACGAGGACGAGGTGAACGCCTACGGCGATCTCGTCAACGGCCGCCTCGACGCGACCCTTTTCGACGCCCCCATCGCCCTCTTCTACGGCGGCCCCATGAGGGAGGTCAAGTTCGTCGGCCCCGAGATCGGCCGCATCGAATACGGCATCGCCGTCCGCAAGGGAGAAAAGGAGCTCCTCCGGGCCGTCAACGAGGCCCTCATAGAACTGCGCGACAGCGGCGAACTGCGGACCATCCTGGAGCGGTGGAACCTCTGGAACCCCCTGACGGCCAGGGCCCTTCAGGACTACGGCCCGGCCCGGACGGAGCCCGTCATGTACGACCGGTGGGTCGCCGACCTACAGCCCCACCTCTCCCTGGGAGACCGCCTCCGCCGCTACGTCTCCTTCCTCCCCACTCTGGGGCGGGCGACGGCGACGACGCTGAAGGTCTCTCTGGCCGCCATGGCTCTGGCCATCGCCTTCGGCCTCGTCCTGGCCCTTCTGCGCGTCTTCGGCCCCGGCCCCCTTTCGACGCTCTCCATGGTCTACGTCGAGATCGTCCGAGGGACGCCGGTGCTGATCCAGCTGTTTTTCATCTTCTACGGCCTGCCCAACATCGGCATCAAGCTCGATCCCTTCACGGCCGGCGCCCTGGGACTGGGGCTGAACTACGCCGCCTGCGAAGCCGAGATCTACCGGGCCGGGCTTCTCTCCGTCCCCCGGGGACAGATGGAAGCCGCCCTCGGGCTGGGCATGACGCGGAACCAGGCCCTGCGCCACGTCGTCATCCCCCAGGCCGTGCGCCTCGTCCTGCCGCCGGTGACGAACGACTTCATCTCCCTTCTCAAGGATTCGTCCCTCGTCTCCGTCATCACCCTCGTCGACCTGACCAAGGCCTACGGTCAGCTGGCGACGACCTATTACGACTATTTCGGAACGGGCATCGTCGTCGCCGTCATCTACCTGCTGCTGGGACTGCCCTTCGTCCGCCTCGCCCTCTGGACCGAGGCCCGCCTCGCCGTCTCCCTGGGCGTCCCGGGAAAGGCCAAGCGCCGGGAAAGCGGCCTGGGCCTCCGTCTCTTCTGACGCGGAGACAAGAGTCAGAGCAACATTCCCATCAGGGAGAGCCTTTCGTCGAGAGCTTCGACGAAAGGCTCTCCCTGATCCTGTTCGGCCCATGAGGAGACGTGGAAAAGGAAGTGATCGGGACAGCGGAGGTAGCGCAACCCCAGCCCGCCGATCTGGACGGGGCCGTAGCCGGCCAGGAGAAGTCCCTTGCCCTCCGTCGTGCTCGAGGAGAAGACGTTGGACGTCAGCTTCGTCCAGGCGGGCCCCTGAAAAAGCGACGGCTCCTCCACGGCCAGATCGGCGCCCCTCTCCTGCCAGACTCGCCGCAAAAGCCCCAGGTGCCCCTCGACGCCCTCTCCGGCCATACAGAGATCGATGCGGCGGCGATGAGCCTCTCCCGCGCCGAGGAGAAGACGCCGCAGGTGCCCTCTCGACGCCTCCTCCCCGGCCAGGGTCTCGACGAAGAGGGCCGCCTCGGCCGTCAGAGGCCTCGTCCCCTCCGTCCGCCCCTTGCGGAAACGCCTCATCTGCACCGATTCGTAGAGGCTCCGCCACCGGGGCAAGAGACGGCGCTGGGCAGCGAGAAAGGCCAGCTGGACGAAGGCGTCGGGGCTCAGGAAACCCGCCTTGACCCGATCGGCTCCGAAGAGGTCGAAGCGGTAAAGGCGCTGGCGCCGCGCCTCGGAGAGGTTCCGGGCCGAGCGGGAGGCACGGTGAAGCTCGGCCCGAAGCCCCTCGTCGAGGACGAAAGAGAGGGGACGGGCTCCCGAAGGCAGAGAGACACCGCCCGACAGGGCGGACGCTCCTCGAAGCAGCTCGGAGACGAGACGCCCCATATGGGTGCCGTCACGGGCCGAGTGCTCGAAATTGAGGCCCGCCACGCCGTCGGCGGTGACTATAATTTGAAATGATTTTTCGTACCAGCCGTTTTTCCCCTCGTCAAAGAGGAAGTGACGGGCCCGCTCCTCCATGGAGTCGCCGCAGGGACCGTCGAGGCGAAGGGCGAAAAGGGAGCCCTCGATCTCGGCCAGAGAGCGCTCATTGGAGGGGAGGGCCACGAGGCGGGAACGGAAACGATGGGCCTCGTCGCGATCGACGGTCGTCATGAGCCCCAAGGGCAGGGGGTCGGGCTCCGTTCTCTCGTAAAGAGAACGAAGGAGCCGGGCCGTCTCGTCCAGACGGCGCAGCTCCCCTTCGGGCGAGATCAGTTCGAGGAGGAAGAGACGTCCTCCGACGAGGACGAGAGCGCTTCGCCCCGAGAGGGAATCTCTCTCCCCCCGGACCAGCCTGTCACGGAAGGGAAAGGCCCCTCTCGAGACCCGGAAAAGCTTCTCGTAGGCGGCCATGCAGAGCCTTTCGCCGCGGAAGGAATCGGCCTCGAGGCGCCCTCCGTCGATATCGAGACAGAAAGCGGCTCCGGCCAGGGCCAGTCGGGCGGCGAGACGGCAGGGATCCCCTTCCCGGGGAAGACCGGAAAGGTCGAAAAGGTAAAAGGGGTTGGCGTGGACGGGCAGGGGCTCGCGGCAGGAGAGATACCACCCCTCCCAGTAGGGAACCTCATCGAGAAAGGCGTCCTCTCCGCGGCGGCGAAGGCGATCGAGCTCGGCCTGGAGAGGAGGGGCCTGGGCGGCGAAGGCCGCCAGATCCCTGCGGGAGCAGATTTTCTCCTCCTCGTCGAGAAGGGGTTCGGCCCATTGAAGCAGCCTTTCGGCGCGGCGAAGGGGGTTGTCGAAGGGGGGCGGAGAAAGATCTCTTTTTTCCGTCATTGATCGGCTCCTCTCGTGAAACTCTCCGAAAGGGGTTGGGGAAAACGGCGAGAAAGGAAAAGGCAGAAAAAGGGTAAGTCCTCCGCCTCGAGGGAAGAGGAGAGACTTGCCCTCTCGTCATCGGTCTGCGACGCCCCTCTCCGGGGTCTCTCCCCCGGGGAGGACGGATCGCACGAGACCAAACGGGAGAGGGTTCGGGAAGAGAGCCCCATGCCTGCGACCCTTTCCGGAGCAGGACCCTCTCCGGGCGACCCTGTCCGGAGAGAGACAGCCCTCTTTCCGCCGCATCGAAACGACGGGAGTCGCGGAGATCGTCTTCCACGTCGACAGGACGGCTCCGCCTTTCCAGAGGGCGGGACCGCCATCTGCCGTCCAGGACATCCCTACCTGGAAGGACGAAAAAGCGAAGGTCCTGAAACCAGCATAGACCATCGACGAAGAAGAGACAACGGGAGGATCCCTCGCCTCTTCTTCGTGTCGTCTCTGCAGCGAGGAACGTTCAGCGCTTGAGGAGGAAACCGGACCCCACGTCGTCCTTGGGCTGACGGACGAGGAAGTTGAAGCCCGTCACCCACGACCGGCCTCGGAGGACGGGCAGGACCGTGTCGAAATCGCCCACCTTGGGGCCTTCCGTGACGGAACCCTTGAAAAGACTGCCCGTCACCCCTTCGTGGAGGAAGGTCTCGCCCGGGGCGAGCTTTCCCTTGGCGGCCAGAAGGGCCATCTTGGCGCAGGTTCCCGTGCCGCAGGGCGAACGGTCCACCGAGCCCTGGCCGAAGACGACGATGTTCCGCGTCGGGAGGCCCTTCCTCTCGAGACTGAATTCGGTGAGCTCCACCTTGTCGATGGCCGGCTCCAGGGGGTGACGGACGGCGACGGCCTCGTTGACGACATCGCGGATCTCCAGCCCCAGCCGGGTCAGACGGGGAACCTCCTCGGCGGCCAGAGTCAGGTCGAGCTGGTCGGCGGCGACGATGGCGAAGAAGTTGCCGCCGAAGGAGATGTCGAGGTGGATCTTCCGGTCGAGAGAGGGCACGAAGACCTCGACGTCGCGCCTGTAGACGAAGGCCGGGACGTTGCCCAGCTCCACCTCGCCGACGACGCCGTCTCGGACCTCCACTTTCATGTGGACCAGACCGGCGACCGTATCGAAGACGACCTCCGTGTAGGGCTCCGCCTTGGGAATCCAGCCCAGTTCGACAGCTGTCCGGGCCAGGCCGATGGAGCCGTGGCCGCACATGGAAAGGCTCCCTCCCGAGTCCATGAAGATGACGCCGAAGTGGGCCTCGCGACGGCAGGGAGGCGTCAGGAGAGCGCCGAACATGTCGCCGTGGCCTCGTGGTTCGCACATGGCCAGGACGCGGAAGTCGTCGTGGTTCTCCCTGAGATCGAGCCACTTCTCGCCCATCGTCGCGCCCTTGAGAAGGGGCGCGCCTCCGATAATGAGCCGCGTGGGCTCTCCTCCCGTATGGGTATCGACGACGGCTACAAGTCCGGTGATTTCCATGCAAGTCCCTCCCTTTTCGATCCAGAAAACTTTCCCCTTGATGAAGCGCCTGAGAACGACGACTAAAAAACCTTACCCGGCGGCTCGAGGCCTCCGGGTAAGGTCGAGGAGCGAAAGAGCCCTACTTTTCGGCGGCAGCGGCCACGAGGCCGACCTTGACGGGCTTTGCGGGGGGCCTGAAGGTTCCGGGGTCCACTTCGGATACGGGAACGTTCCTGGCCCGAGCGATCTCCTTGAGGATGATGTCCCGGCAGCCCCGGCCCTGACAGGGCCCCATGCCGACGCGCAGAACCCGCTTCAGCTCGTCAAAGCTGTCGTAGCCCCTGTCGATCCACTTGCGGATCTCCTCCATCGTCACTTCTTCGCAGCGACAGACGACGATTTCCTTTTCCATCACTTCTTCACCACCTTGATGGCTCGGATGACGCTCACCAGGTCACGGGGCACGTCGACGTGGACGACGATCGTACGGTCTTTCAGTGGCTCCGTGACGGCCCTCACCGTGCCGCGGGACACTTCCGCACCCTCACGGTTCAGGCAGGCCACTTCCTCCCCCTTGGCCGGGCGGGGAAGCATTTCGTAGGGCAGCTTCATCAGAGCCCTGCCCTCGCCTCCTGCCGTGAGGTCCACGACGAAGCAGGCCAGGCCCGGGCAGATGGCCACGCATTTGGCGCAGCCGATGCATTTCTCGTAGTCGATCCGCGGCGTGTCGTTGATGTCCTCGAAGGGGAGGATCGCTCCCGTCGGGCAGCTCGACGCGCAGGGGTTGCAGGGGATGCGCTGGGGGCATTCGATGAGGACCAGGCCGTTTCTTTTCCCCTCCCAGAGGGACAGGGGCGGCTGCTCCGCTCCCGGACGGCTTTCCGTCAGGATTCCGCTGTTGAAGAGTTTCTCGTTGTCGGTCATCTTTTTAGTCCTCCCAGCAGGCACAGCAGCATTTGTCCAGGCCGCAGCGGATCTTTTCGCCCACTTCTCCCGCACGAAGGTGGGTCAGTCGCTGCCAGTAGGCCGCAAGACGCTCGTCGTAGACGCTGTCTTTGACGTGTCCCAGGCTGCGGGCCGCTCCCAGTCCGGCCAGACGACCCTCCACCATGGCCGACGAGGCCTCTTCGATTCCCGCCGCGTCTCCGGCAACCCAGATGTGCGGGTGGCTCGTGCGCATCTGTCCGTCACGACGGGGGACGTAGCCGCACAGTTCGGGCACGAACTTCATGTCGCACCCGGCCTGCCAGAGCAGTTCCGACGTGGGCGTCAGACCGACGGCCATGCAGATGATGTCGCAGTCGATTTTGATGGGTTCCCCTTCGAGACCCTTGTCGCCCACGGCCTGGATGATCGCGCCCGTCACGACGTCCTCGCCGAGGGCCTCGACGATGGTGTGCCTCAGCAGGATGGGCACGCCCAGACGACGGATCTTCGCCGCGTGCACCCAGTAGCCACCGATTCTAGGCATGAATTCGACGACGCCCGCCACGTCCACTCCGGCCTGCATCAGCTGGTAGCTGACGATGAGTCCGATGTTCCCCGCACCGATCATGAGGACCCGCTTGCCCGGCGTGACGCCGTAGACGTTCATCAGCGTCTGGATCGCTCCCGCACCGTAGACGCCCGGCAGGTCGTTCTTCGGGAAGGGGATGAGCCGCTCCATCGCTCCCGTGGCCATGACGATCCGCTCCGGCTTGATGCGGAAGTATTCCTCTTCTCCCGTGCTGAAGCTCATCATGCCGTCCTCTTTGTAGTAACCCAAAGCCGTCGTGTTGACGCGAACGTCGATGCGCTCTTTCAGCCCTTCCAGTTCCTCGAAGAGAA
The DNA window shown above is from Aminithiophilus ramosus and carries:
- a CDS encoding amino acid ABC transporter ATP-binding protein → MEEKSMALIAVRDLRKSFDDEEVLGGVSIDIREGDLVSIIGPSGCGKSTFLRCLNGLEILDSGSITIDGVTLSRTSPDEKPSRALMEATHELRREVGIVFQGFNLFPHKTVLENVMLAPVVVKGESPEKAETEALRLLGKVGLEGYAHRYPVTLSGGQAQRAAIARALAMSPKVMLYDEPTSALDPELVGEVLQVMRDLDAEGMTQVIVTHEMRFAREASDYVVFMDKGEIVEVADGDEMFTSPRNERTRDFLRHLVGVLS
- a CDS encoding ABC transporter substrate-binding protein/permease (The N-terminal region of this protein, as described by TIGR01726, is a three transmembrane segment that identifies a subfamily of ABC transporter permease subunits, which specificities that include histidine, arginine, glutamine, glutamate, L-cystine (sic), the opines (in Agrobacterium) octopine and nopaline, etc.), encoding MKRLLAALGLLLCLNLPASALTASPGILSWGGDTEGGAPYMYQDPGDLDNLIGYEVEIVEALADKMGLEPRFVQNGWDNLIPGLDRHLYDISIDGLEITPEHRDAVDFSTPYYVTHLQIGVRRDTFDINGLEDCRGRVVGTLKQSYAQFVLESTGDVDIRTYEDEVNAYGDLVNGRLDATLFDAPIALFYGGPMREVKFVGPEIGRIEYGIAVRKGEKELLRAVNEALIELRDSGELRTILERWNLWNPLTARALQDYGPARTEPVMYDRWVADLQPHLSLGDRLRRYVSFLPTLGRATATTLKVSLAAMALAIAFGLVLALLRVFGPGPLSTLSMVYVEIVRGTPVLIQLFFIFYGLPNIGIKLDPFTAGALGLGLNYAACEAEIYRAGLLSVPRGQMEAALGLGMTRNQALRHVVIPQAVRLVLPPVTNDFISLLKDSSLVSVITLVDLTKAYGQLATTYYDYFGTGIVVAVIYLLLGLPFVRLALWTEARLAVSLGVPGKAKRRESGLGLRLF
- a CDS encoding choline/carnitine O-acyltransferase: MTEKRDLSPPPFDNPLRRAERLLQWAEPLLDEEEKICSRRDLAAFAAQAPPLQAELDRLRRRGEDAFLDEVPYWEGWYLSCREPLPVHANPFYLFDLSGLPREGDPCRLAARLALAGAAFCLDIDGGRLEADSFRGERLCMAAYEKLFRVSRGAFPFRDRLVRGERDSLSGRSALVLVGGRLFLLELISPEGELRRLDETARLLRSLYERTEPDPLPLGLMTTVDRDEAHRFRSRLVALPSNERSLAEIEGSLFALRLDGPCGDSMEERARHFLFDEGKNGWYEKSFQIIVTADGVAGLNFEHSARDGTHMGRLVSELLRGASALSGGVSLPSGARPLSFVLDEGLRAELHRASRSARNLSEARRQRLYRFDLFGADRVKAGFLSPDAFVQLAFLAAQRRLLPRWRSLYESVQMRRFRKGRTEGTRPLTAEAALFVETLAGEEASRGHLRRLLLGAGEAHRRRIDLCMAGEGVEGHLGLLRRVWQERGADLAVEEPSLFQGPAWTKLTSNVFSSSTTEGKGLLLAGYGPVQIGGLGLRYLRCPDHFLFHVSSWAEQDQGEPFVEALDERLSLMGMLL
- a CDS encoding proline racemase family protein encodes the protein MEITGLVAVVDTHTGGEPTRLIIGGAPLLKGATMGEKWLDLRENHDDFRVLAMCEPRGHGDMFGALLTPPCRREAHFGVIFMDSGGSLSMCGHGSIGLARTAVELGWIPKAEPYTEVVFDTVAGLVHMKVEVRDGVVGEVELGNVPAFVYRRDVEVFVPSLDRKIHLDISFGGNFFAIVAADQLDLTLAAEEVPRLTRLGLEIRDVVNEAVAVRHPLEPAIDKVELTEFSLERKGLPTRNIVVFGQGSVDRSPCGTGTCAKMALLAAKGKLAPGETFLHEGVTGSLFKGSVTEGPKVGDFDTVLPVLRGRSWVTGFNFLVRQPKDDVGSGFLLKR
- a CDS encoding (2Fe-2S)-binding protein — protein: MEKEIVVCRCEEVTMEEIRKWIDRGYDSFDELKRVLRVGMGPCQGRGCRDIILKEIARARNVPVSEVDPGTFRPPAKPVKVGLVAAAAEK
- a CDS encoding NADH-quinone oxidoreductase subunit I, translating into MTDNEKLFNSGILTESRPGAEQPPLSLWEGKRNGLVLIECPQRIPCNPCASSCPTGAILPFEDINDTPRIDYEKCIGCAKCVAICPGLACFVVDLTAGGEGRALMKLPYEMLPRPAKGEEVACLNREGAEVSRGTVRAVTEPLKDRTIVVHVDVPRDLVSVIRAIKVVKK
- a CDS encoding NAD(P)/FAD-dependent oxidoreductase, translating into MKTTEVLVIGGGPAGLSAALEAASQGAQVTLVDSDLQLGGQLIKQTHKFFGSEDEHAGTRGYKIGDLLFEELEGLKERIDVRVNTTALGYYKEDGMMSFSTGEEEYFRIKPERIVMATGAMERLIPFPKNDLPGVYGAGAIQTLMNVYGVTPGKRVLMIGAGNIGLIVSYQLMQAGVDVAGVVEFMPRIGGYWVHAAKIRRLGVPILLRHTIVEALGEDVVTGAIIQAVGDKGLEGEPIKIDCDIICMAVGLTPTSELLWQAGCDMKFVPELCGYVPRRDGQMRTSHPHIWVAGDAAGIEEASSAMVEGRLAGLGAARSLGHVKDSVYDERLAAYWQRLTHLRAGEVGEKIRCGLDKCCCACWED